From a single Nissabacter sp. SGAir0207 genomic region:
- a CDS encoding cupin domain-containing protein, translated as MNNLFRDFPTAAVRAEEETFEDLLARPDVRIERIVSTGQASPPGFWYSQPQGEWVVVLQGAAGLLIEGEPVRELRPGDFINIPAYCRHRVEWTEANGPTVWLAVHYELAQDAPTA; from the coding sequence ATGAACAACCTATTCCGCGATTTTCCGACGGCAGCGGTGCGCGCCGAGGAGGAGACCTTTGAGGATCTGCTGGCGCGCCCCGATGTGCGCATTGAGCGCATTGTCTCCACCGGGCAGGCCAGCCCACCCGGCTTCTGGTACAGCCAGCCGCAGGGGGAGTGGGTGGTGGTATTACAGGGCGCGGCCGGGCTGCTGATTGAGGGGGAGCCGGTGCGTGAGTTGCGCCCCGGCGACTTTATCAATATCCCCGCCTACTGCCGCCATCGCGTCGAGTGGACAGAGGCCAACGGCCCCACCGTGTGGCTGGCGGTGCACTATGAATTGGCGCAGGACGCCCCTACCGCCTGA
- a CDS encoding PQQ-dependent sugar dehydrogenase — protein MPLPRLSALLLSCVLLPAFAAPAIAAPQVTVLQEGLVHPWSLAFLPGDRGMLITERDGNLRHWQAGKGLSDPIPGVPKVWANGQGGLLEVLPAPDFATSRRVYLSYAEQGSGEESDKAGTALGYGQLSADFSRLEGFKRIFQQQPKLSVGNHFGGKLAFDRQGNLFMALGENNQRPTAQSLSLLQGKIVRLTPEGQPVADNPFVNRSGARPEIWSYGHRNPQGLALNPWSGVMWENEHGPRGGDEVNIPLAGKNYGWPLATHGINYSGLAIPEAKGESAAGTEPPLYHWKKSPGISGMAFYDADRFPVWRHSLFIGALAQEELIRLTLDGDKVVDEERLLSQRKERIREVRVGPDGYLYLLTDAENGKLLRVGAE, from the coding sequence ATGCCCCTGCCGCGTCTGTCCGCCCTGTTACTGAGTTGTGTCCTGTTACCCGCCTTTGCTGCCCCGGCCATCGCCGCCCCCCAAGTGACGGTCTTGCAGGAGGGACTGGTGCACCCCTGGTCACTGGCCTTCCTGCCGGGCGATCGGGGCATGTTGATCACCGAGCGCGACGGCAACCTGCGCCACTGGCAAGCCGGCAAGGGGCTGTCTGACCCGATCCCCGGCGTGCCCAAGGTGTGGGCCAACGGGCAGGGGGGCCTGCTGGAGGTACTGCCCGCCCCGGACTTCGCCACCAGCCGCCGTGTCTACCTCAGTTATGCCGAGCAGGGCAGCGGCGAAGAGAGCGACAAGGCTGGCACCGCACTGGGCTACGGCCAGCTCTCCGCTGACTTCAGCCGGCTGGAGGGGTTCAAACGCATCTTCCAGCAACAGCCCAAACTCTCCGTCGGCAACCACTTCGGCGGCAAACTGGCCTTTGACCGTCAGGGCAACCTGTTCATGGCGCTGGGCGAGAACAACCAGCGGCCGACCGCCCAGTCGCTGTCGCTGTTGCAGGGCAAAATCGTACGCCTGACGCCCGAGGGGCAGCCGGTGGCGGATAACCCCTTTGTTAACCGCAGCGGCGCGCGGCCGGAGATCTGGTCATACGGCCACCGCAACCCGCAGGGGTTGGCGCTCAACCCCTGGAGTGGGGTGATGTGGGAGAATGAGCACGGCCCGCGCGGTGGGGATGAGGTGAACATCCCGCTGGCTGGCAAAAACTATGGCTGGCCGCTGGCGACGCACGGCATCAACTACTCGGGGCTGGCGATCCCGGAGGCCAAGGGCGAGAGCGCCGCTGGCACCGAGCCGCCGCTCTACCACTGGAAAAAATCGCCGGGCATCAGTGGCATGGCCTTCTATGACGCCGATCGCTTCCCGGTCTGGCGTCACTCGCTGTTTATCGGCGCGCTGGCGCAGGAGGAGTTGATCCGCCTGACACTCGACGGCGACAAAGTGGTGGATGAGGAGCGGCTGC
- a CDS encoding flagellar basal body L-ring protein FlgH, which translates to MKQNNPSVALLLALGLSGCAYIPHDNLVTGPTTAAPAPAVMAQGGNGSIFQTVQPMNYGYQPLFEDRRPRNIGDTLTIVLQENVSASKSSSANASRSGSTTFGFDAVPRYLEGLFGNNRATVDSSGDNTFSGKGGANANNTFNGTLTVTVDQVLVNGNLHVVGEKQIAINQGTEFIRFSGVVNPRTISGQNAVVSTQVADARIEYVGNGYINEAQNMGWMQRFFLNLSPL; encoded by the coding sequence GTGAAACAGAATAATCCGTCCGTCGCCCTGCTGCTGGCGCTGGGCCTGAGCGGCTGCGCCTACATCCCCCATGACAATCTGGTGACCGGGCCGACCACCGCCGCGCCCGCGCCAGCGGTGATGGCGCAGGGGGGCAACGGCTCCATCTTCCAGACCGTGCAGCCGATGAACTACGGCTACCAGCCACTGTTTGAGGATCGCCGCCCGCGCAACATCGGCGACACCCTGACCATCGTGTTGCAGGAGAACGTCAGCGCCAGCAAAAGCTCCTCCGCCAACGCCAGCCGCAGCGGCTCGACCACCTTCGGCTTTGACGCGGTGCCACGCTATCTGGAGGGGCTGTTTGGCAACAACCGCGCGACGGTGGACTCCAGCGGCGACAACACCTTCAGCGGCAAGGGCGGGGCGAACGCCAACAACACCTTCAACGGCACCCTGACGGTGACCGTCGATCAGGTGCTGGTGAACGGCAACCTGCACGTGGTGGGCGAGAAGCAGATCGCCATCAACCAAGGCACCGAGTTCATCCGCTTCTCCGGCGTGGTCAACCCGCGCACCATCAGCGGCCAGAACGCGGTGGTCTCCACCCAGGTGGCGGACGCGCGCATTGAGTACGTCGGCAACGGCTACATCAACGAGGCGCAGAACATGGGCTGGATGCAGCGCTTCTTCCTCAACCTGTCGCCACTCTGA
- a CDS encoding TrkH family potassium uptake protein — MVNTSQAKVIIHLCSYLILLYGLTLTIPLLFALYFKERAEIFAFLYTLVLCLGAGLIGSFITRRSPRHNLDRKNGFLLILLLWVIFSLISGLPLLLNEDMHIRLVDAVFEGVSGITTTGGSVLNNIDALPRSILYFRAQLNFLGGLGVIILAIAILPLLGVGGLKMYQSEMPGPMKEERVTPRLADGAKNLWFVYLMLGVLCTLSYRLVGMTWFDALCHGISTVSLGGYSTRGDSLGYFNNDGAEVVAGIFSLLSAVSFTLYFFALKKRSVMVILRNPEFRFFIGLAGVVIGITCFELYRVNHFPLKEALVHGFFMASSVMTDNGLSPSNYGTWPQHVIMLLMISSFFGGCIGSTCGGIKIFRIYVLYQQCKGEIHQILRPNQIKTIKMGSSPIDYRIVKSIWGFFSLYIFFTVVLTWILNSMGYDMLTAFATVAACINNMGLGYGATATGFGSLNDGAKWLMCLAMLLGRLEIFPVIVLFSRNFWRY; from the coding sequence ATGGTCAACACATCACAGGCGAAGGTCATCATTCATTTATGCAGTTACTTGATCCTTCTTTACGGGCTTACGCTCACCATCCCGCTGCTCTTTGCCCTCTATTTCAAAGAGCGAGCCGAGATCTTTGCGTTTCTCTACACTCTGGTGCTCTGTCTGGGCGCGGGCCTGATTGGCTCGTTCATCACCCGCCGCAGCCCGCGGCACAACCTTGACCGCAAGAACGGCTTCCTGCTGATCCTGCTGCTGTGGGTGATCTTCTCACTGATCAGTGGCTTGCCGCTGCTGCTGAACGAGGATATGCACATCCGGCTGGTGGATGCGGTATTCGAGGGGGTATCGGGCATCACCACCACTGGCGGGTCGGTGCTGAACAACATTGACGCGCTGCCGCGCTCGATCCTCTATTTCCGCGCGCAGCTCAACTTTTTGGGCGGCCTCGGGGTCATTATTTTGGCCATCGCCATCCTGCCGCTGCTGGGCGTCGGGGGGCTGAAGATGTACCAGTCCGAGATGCCGGGGCCGATGAAGGAGGAGCGCGTCACGCCGCGGCTGGCGGATGGCGCGAAGAACCTGTGGTTTGTCTACCTGATGCTTGGCGTGCTCTGCACCCTCTCCTATCGGCTGGTCGGCATGACCTGGTTTGACGCGCTCTGTCACGGCATCTCCACGGTGTCACTGGGCGGCTACTCCACCCGTGGTGACAGTCTGGGCTACTTCAACAACGACGGCGCGGAGGTGGTGGCTGGCATCTTCTCACTGCTCTCTGCCGTCAGCTTCACCCTCTACTTCTTTGCGCTGAAGAAGCGCAGCGTGATGGTGATCCTGCGTAACCCGGAGTTCCGTTTCTTTATCGGTCTGGCCGGGGTGGTGATTGGCATCACCTGCTTTGAGCTTTACCGCGTCAACCACTTCCCGCTGAAGGAGGCGCTGGTGCACGGCTTCTTTATGGCCTCCTCGGTCATGACCGACAACGGCCTGTCGCCCAGCAACTACGGCACCTGGCCACAGCACGTGATCATGCTGCTGATGATCTCCAGCTTCTTTGGCGGCTGCATCGGCTCCACCTGTGGCGGCATTAAAATCTTCCGCATCTATGTGCTCTACCAGCAGTGCAAAGGGGAAATTCACCAGATCCTGCGGCCGAACCAGATCAAGACCATCAAGATGGGCAGCAGCCCGATTGACTACCGCATCGTGAAGTCCATCTGGGGCTTTTTCAGCCTCTACATCTTCTTTACCGTGGTACTGACCTGGATTTTGAACAGCATGGGCTATGACATGCTGACCGCCTTCGCCACCGTCGCCGCCTGCATCAACAACATGGGCCTCGGCTACGGCGCCACCGCCACCGGCTTTGGCTCGCTGAATGACGGCGCCAAGTGGCTGATGTGTCTGGCGATGCTGTTGGGGCGTCTGGAGATCTTCCCGGTCATCGTGCTGTTCTCACGCAATTTCTGGCGCTATTGA
- the flgK gene encoding flagellar hook-associated protein FlgK has product MSNNLINTAMSGLGAAQAALNTASNNISNVTTSGYNRQTAIISQNNGTTTAQGYIGNGVTVSGVNREYNQFIVNQLRAASTTNSALTAYYNQVSQVDDLLSDTTNSLSTSMQTLFSNLQSMVSSPDDDAARQTVLGSASALANQFKSTDQYLQDLDSGVNQQIKDNVSQVNNYAQQIAKLNDQITRARGASGTEPNALLDQRDQLVNQLNDVVGVSVTQQDGDSLNISVAGGLMLVQGGNAYSLEAVPSSSDPSRLTLGYTRGGVTSEVAESQVTTGTLGGLLTFRSESLDSARNQLGQLAATLADQFNQVHEQGFDIEGNAGGKFFNIDDPSVLGNTKNSGSAALSASYTDTTQLQASDYTLKYDGGNWKVTRVADGASISATAGSDESGNPTLNFDGVAVSVSGQAASGDSFTLKTVSNAASSFSLAISDTSKIAAASESDSGVSDNRNGQKLLDLQTAKLVQGKTTLAGAYAGLVSSVGSQTSTAEMNSTTQSNIVTQLTTQQQSISGVNLDEEYGDLQRYQQYYLANAQVIQTASTIFNALMDIRG; this is encoded by the coding sequence ATGTCCAATAACTTAATCAACACGGCCATGAGCGGGCTGGGCGCGGCGCAGGCTGCCCTCAACACCGCCAGCAACAACATCAGCAACGTCACCACCAGCGGCTACAACCGCCAGACCGCCATCATCTCGCAGAACAACGGCACCACCACCGCGCAGGGTTACATCGGCAATGGCGTGACGGTTAGCGGCGTCAACCGCGAGTATAACCAGTTCATCGTCAACCAGCTGCGCGCGGCCTCGACCACCAACAGCGCGCTGACCGCCTACTACAACCAGGTGTCGCAGGTGGACGATCTGTTGTCAGACACCACCAACAGCCTCTCCACCTCCATGCAGACGCTGTTCAGCAACTTGCAGAGCATGGTCAGCAGCCCGGATGATGACGCGGCGCGCCAGACAGTGCTCGGCAGTGCCTCGGCGCTGGCCAACCAGTTCAAGAGCACCGACCAATATTTGCAGGATCTCGACAGCGGCGTGAACCAGCAGATCAAGGACAACGTCAGCCAGGTCAACAACTACGCCCAGCAGATCGCCAAGCTGAATGACCAGATCACCCGCGCACGCGGTGCCAGCGGCACCGAGCCGAATGCGCTGCTCGACCAGCGTGACCAGTTGGTGAATCAGCTGAATGATGTGGTGGGCGTGAGCGTCACTCAGCAGGATGGCGACAGCCTGAACATCTCGGTGGCCGGCGGCCTGATGCTGGTGCAGGGCGGCAACGCCTACAGCCTCGAAGCGGTGCCCTCCAGCAGCGACCCGAGCCGCCTGACCCTCGGCTACACCCGTGGCGGCGTCACCAGCGAAGTAGCGGAGAGCCAGGTGACCACCGGCACCCTCGGCGGCCTGCTGACCTTCCGCTCTGAGTCGCTGGACTCCGCGCGCAACCAGCTCGGCCAGTTGGCGGCGACGCTGGCAGACCAGTTCAATCAGGTGCATGAGCAGGGCTTTGACATTGAGGGCAACGCTGGCGGCAAGTTCTTCAACATCGACGACCCGAGCGTGCTGGGCAACACCAAAAACAGCGGCAGCGCGGCGCTGAGCGCCAGCTACACCGACACCACCCAGTTGCAGGCCAGCGACTACACGCTGAAGTATGACGGCGGCAACTGGAAAGTGACCCGCGTGGCTGACGGCGCGTCCATCAGCGCCACCGCTGGCAGCGATGAGAGCGGCAACCCGACGCTGAACTTTGATGGCGTGGCCGTCAGCGTCAGCGGCCAGGCCGCCAGCGGTGACAGCTTCACGCTGAAGACCGTCAGCAACGCCGCCAGCTCCTTCAGCCTGGCGATCAGCGACACCAGCAAAATCGCCGCCGCCTCTGAGTCAGACAGCGGCGTCAGCGACAATCGCAACGGCCAGAAGCTGCTCGACCTGCAAACCGCCAAGCTGGTGCAGGGCAAAACCACGCTGGCCGGGGCCTACGCCGGGCTGGTAAGCAGCGTCGGCAGCCAGACCAGCACCGCCGAGATGAACAGCACTACCCAGAGCAACATCGTGACCCAGCTGACCACCCAGCAGCAGTCCATCTCCGGCGTCAACCTCGACGAGGAGTATGGCGACCTGCAACGTTACCAGCAGTACTACCTGGCGAACGCGCAGGTGATCCAGACGGCATCCACCATCTTCAACGCGCTGATGGACATCCGCGGCTAA
- a CDS encoding cation diffusion facilitator family transporter, with the protein MAGRPPAAGLARTASLVSLLVALTLVSIKVWAWLATGSMSLLTSAADGLVDVLASLVTLVGVRYALRPVDKGHRYGHGKAEAVAAFIQALLLAAAGVGLGIESAGRLINPQPLAQLGLGIWVIVVSSLAAGGLVAMQSYVVRRTGSTAIAADRAHYITDVAVNVAVLVALLLDHLFGWTRADALGALGISLYMLWNARGMAADALKQLLDRELGAEDRQRIRRAVLACPGVRGIHDLRTRNGGDRVFVEFHVEVDGSLTVDVGHEIGDRAEEAVRGLFCRADVTAHLEPAGILDERLDDLVR; encoded by the coding sequence ATGGCGGGACGCCCACCGGCCGCCGGGCTGGCGCGCACCGCCTCGCTGGTATCGCTGCTGGTGGCGCTGACGCTGGTGAGCATCAAGGTGTGGGCCTGGCTGGCGACCGGTTCAATGTCGTTGCTGACCTCGGCGGCCGACGGGCTGGTGGATGTGCTGGCGTCACTGGTGACGCTGGTCGGCGTACGCTACGCCCTGCGCCCGGTGGACAAGGGGCACCGCTACGGCCACGGCAAGGCGGAGGCGGTGGCGGCCTTCATTCAGGCGCTGCTGCTGGCGGCGGCCGGGGTGGGGCTGGGCATTGAATCGGCGGGCCGACTGATCAACCCGCAGCCGCTGGCGCAACTCGGGCTGGGGATCTGGGTGATTGTCGTCAGTTCGCTGGCCGCTGGGGGGCTGGTGGCGATGCAGAGCTACGTGGTGCGGCGTACCGGCTCTACCGCCATCGCCGCCGACCGGGCGCACTACATCACTGACGTGGCGGTCAACGTGGCGGTGCTGGTGGCGCTGTTGCTGGATCACCTGTTTGGCTGGACGCGCGCCGACGCGCTGGGGGCGCTCGGCATCTCGCTCTACATGCTCTGGAATGCGCGCGGCATGGCCGCCGATGCGCTGAAACAGCTGCTCGATCGCGAGCTGGGCGCGGAGGATCGCCAGCGCATCCGCCGCGCCGTGCTGGCCTGCCCCGGCGTGCGGGGCATCCATGACCTGCGCACCCGCAACGGCGGCGACCGGGTGTTTGTGGAGTTCCACGTGGAAGTGGACGGCAGCCTGACGGTGGATGTCGGTCATGAGATTGGCGACCGGGCAGAGGAGGCGGTGCGCGGGCTGTTCTGCCGGGCAGATGTCACCGCCCACCTGGAGCCAGCTGGCATCCTCGATGAGCGGCTGGACGATCTGGTGCGTTGA
- a CDS encoding flagellar basal body P-ring protein FlgI, giving the protein MRKYLWGLLLAASTLAASPAGAERIRDLATVQGVRDNALIGYGLVVGLDGSGDQTMQTPFTTQSLNNMLSQLGITVPAGTNMQLKNVAAVMVTAKLPPFSRAGQAIDVVVSSMGNAKSLRGGTLLMTPLKGVDNQVYALAQGNVLVGGAGASAGGSSVQVNQLAGGRITGGATIERELPTHFGSGNSLNLQLNEEDFSTAQAVADAINRQGAGSATALDGRTIQVQVPAGNSAQVRTLAQIQNINVTLGPKDAKVIINSRTGSVVMNRDVTLESCAVAQGNLSVVVDQQNQVSQPNTPLAGGQTVVTPNTQISVRQQGGALQQVQSSASLNNVVRTLNALGATPIDLMSILQAMKTAGCLRADLEII; this is encoded by the coding sequence ATGCGAAAATATCTATGGGGTTTACTGCTGGCGGCGTCCACGCTCGCGGCCAGCCCGGCCGGGGCGGAGCGGATCCGCGATTTGGCGACGGTGCAGGGGGTGCGCGACAACGCCCTGATTGGCTACGGGCTGGTGGTGGGGCTGGATGGCTCCGGCGACCAGACCATGCAGACGCCCTTTACCACCCAGAGCCTGAACAACATGCTTTCGCAGCTGGGCATCACGGTGCCGGCCGGCACCAACATGCAGCTGAAGAACGTGGCGGCGGTGATGGTCACCGCCAAGTTGCCACCCTTCTCACGCGCCGGGCAGGCGATTGACGTGGTGGTCTCCTCCATGGGCAACGCCAAGAGCCTGCGCGGCGGCACCCTGCTGATGACCCCGCTGAAGGGGGTGGACAATCAGGTCTACGCGCTGGCGCAGGGCAACGTGCTGGTGGGCGGCGCGGGTGCGTCGGCCGGTGGCAGCAGCGTGCAGGTGAACCAGCTGGCTGGCGGGCGCATCACCGGCGGCGCGACCATTGAGCGCGAATTGCCGACCCACTTTGGCAGCGGCAACAGCCTCAACCTGCAACTGAATGAAGAGGACTTCAGCACCGCGCAGGCGGTGGCCGACGCCATCAACCGGCAGGGCGCGGGCAGCGCCACCGCCCTCGATGGCCGTACCATCCAGGTGCAGGTACCGGCTGGCAACAGCGCGCAGGTGCGCACGCTGGCGCAGATCCAGAACATCAACGTCACGCTGGGGCCGAAGGATGCGAAGGTGATCATCAACTCCCGCACCGGCTCGGTGGTGATGAACCGCGATGTGACGTTGGAGAGCTGCGCGGTGGCACAGGGCAACCTGTCAGTGGTGGTAGACCAGCAGAATCAGGTCAGCCAGCCCAACACCCCGCTGGCTGGCGGCCAGACCGTGGTGACGCCCAATACCCAGATCTCGGTGCGCCAGCAGGGCGGGGCGTTGCAGCAGGTGCAGTCCAGCGCCAGCCTGAACAACGTGGTGCGCACGCTGAACGCACTGGGCGCGACGCCAATCGACCTGATGTCCATTTTGCAGGCGATGAAGACCGCTGGCTGTTTGCGTGCCGATCTGGAAATCATCTGA
- a CDS encoding CidB/LrgB family autolysis modulator: MSEMWWSLPLTLAVFFAARRLAARWRVPLLNPLLVSMVVIIPLLLLTHTPYARYFAGSKVLNDLLQPAVVALAFPLYEQLHQIRARWRSIISICFLGSVTAICTGTAIALWMGASPQVAASILPKSVTTPIAMAISQSIGGIPAISAACVVFVGILGAVFGHLLFNLLGIRTKAARGLAMGTASHALGTARAAEMDFQEGAFSSLALVLCGIITSLIAPLLFPLLLALLG; encoded by the coding sequence ATGAGCGAGATGTGGTGGTCGCTGCCGCTGACGCTGGCGGTCTTCTTTGCCGCGCGGCGGCTGGCGGCGCGCTGGCGGGTGCCGCTGCTCAACCCGCTGCTGGTTTCGATGGTGGTGATTATTCCGCTGCTGCTGCTGACCCACACCCCCTACGCGCGCTACTTTGCTGGCAGCAAGGTGCTCAATGACCTGCTGCAACCGGCGGTGGTGGCGCTGGCCTTCCCGCTCTATGAGCAGCTGCACCAGATCCGCGCGCGCTGGCGTTCCATCATCAGCATCTGTTTCCTCGGCAGCGTCACGGCAATCTGCACCGGCACCGCGATCGCGCTGTGGATGGGCGCGTCGCCGCAGGTGGCGGCTTCGATCCTGCCGAAATCGGTCACCACGCCGATCGCGATGGCGATCTCCCAATCGATCGGCGGCATCCCGGCCATCAGCGCCGCCTGCGTGGTGTTTGTCGGTATCCTTGGTGCGGTGTTCGGCCATCTGCTGTTCAACCTGCTCGGCATCCGCACCAAGGCGGCGCGCGGGCTGGCGATGGGCACCGCCTCCCACGCGCTGGGCACGGCGCGGGCAGCGGAGATGGATTTCCAGGAGGGGGCGTTCAGTTCGCTGGCGCTGGTGCTGTGCGGCATCATCACGTCGCTGATTGCGCCGCTGCTGTTCCCGCTGCTGCTGGCGCTGTTGGGATGA
- the flgL gene encoding flagellar hook-associated protein FlgL, with amino-acid sequence MRLSTSMLYQQSMGGISNSQAKWQASGTQLSTGLRVNKPSDDPMAASQAIMVNQSEAQNSQYALARTFANNSLSLEESILSNVTSSIQSAQSTVVNAGNGTMSDDDRASLATELQGLKDQLLNMANSTDGTGHYIFGGYKSDSAPFVADASGSVSYQGSEQAIEQRVDANRTMTVSHTGTQVFMSATSNAKTEEDGSTQKDLFATLDTAINALTSSDGDSEALTAALDVANRGLSNSLNNVLSVRAELGTQMNELDTLDSIGDQRTLTNSTKLSNLQDTDWNAAISSYSMQQVALQAAYKAFSDMQGMSLFQLNQ; translated from the coding sequence ATGCGTTTAAGCACCAGTATGCTGTACCAGCAATCGATGGGCGGCATCAGCAACAGTCAGGCCAAGTGGCAGGCCAGCGGCACCCAGCTCTCTACCGGGCTGCGCGTCAACAAGCCGTCGGATGACCCGATGGCCGCCTCGCAAGCGATCATGGTGAACCAGTCGGAGGCGCAGAACAGCCAGTATGCGCTGGCCCGCACCTTCGCCAACAACAGCCTGAGCCTTGAGGAGTCGATCCTCTCGAACGTCACCTCCTCAATCCAGAGCGCGCAATCGACCGTGGTCAACGCTGGCAACGGCACCATGAGCGATGATGACCGCGCCTCGCTCGCCACCGAGTTGCAGGGGCTGAAAGACCAGCTGCTAAACATGGCGAACAGCACCGACGGCACCGGCCACTACATCTTCGGCGGCTACAAGAGCGACAGCGCCCCCTTCGTCGCGGATGCCAGCGGCAGCGTGAGCTATCAGGGCAGCGAGCAGGCGATTGAGCAGCGCGTGGATGCCAACCGCACCATGACCGTCAGCCACACCGGCACCCAGGTGTTTATGTCGGCCACGTCGAACGCCAAGACCGAGGAGGATGGCTCGACGCAGAAAGATCTCTTCGCCACCCTCGACACCGCCATCAACGCGCTGACCAGCAGTGACGGCGACAGCGAGGCGCTGACCGCGGCGCTGGACGTCGCCAACCGTGGCCTGAGCAACTCGCTGAACAATGTGCTGTCGGTGCGCGCCGAGCTGGGCACCCAGATGAATGAGCTGGACACGCTGGACAGCATCGGCGACCAGCGCACCCTGACCAACTCCACCAAGTTGAGCAACTTGCAGGACACCGACTGGAACGCGGCCATCTCCAGCTACAGCATGCAACAAGTGGCGTTGCAGGCGGCCTACAAGGCTTTCAGTGATATGCAGGGCATGTCGCTGTTCCAGCTGAACCAGTAA
- a CDS encoding CidA/LrgA family protein, with translation MRHSLTLCWHFVRAFIAIYLCLWAGNGLATLLPITIPGSILGMLILFLLLSFQILPARWVKPGCHLLIRYMALLFVPIGVGVMNYYDQIRAQFGPLVVSCFVSTVIVMLVVAYSSHYVHRERPVVGRKTPGGKP, from the coding sequence ATGCGTCACTCCCTTACCCTCTGCTGGCATTTTGTCCGCGCTTTCATCGCCATCTATCTCTGCCTGTGGGCTGGCAATGGTCTGGCGACACTGCTGCCGATCACCATTCCCGGCAGTATCCTCGGCATGTTGATCCTGTTCCTGCTGCTCTCCTTCCAGATCCTGCCAGCGCGCTGGGTCAAGCCCGGCTGCCACCTGCTGATCCGCTACATGGCGCTGCTGTTCGTGCCGATTGGCGTCGGGGTGATGAACTACTATGACCAGATCCGCGCCCAGTTTGGGCCGCTGGTGGTCTCCTGCTTTGTCAGCACGGTGATCGTGATGCTGGTGGTGGCCTACTCCTCGCACTATGTGCACCGTGAGCGGCCTGTGGTGGGGCGGAAAACGCCGGGGGGCAAGCCATGA
- the flgJ gene encoding flagellar assembly peptidoglycan hydrolase FlgJ translates to MADLNSLSGAAYDAQALNALKRDVSKDPQSHLKQVAQQFEGVYVSMMLKSMRSALPQGGLLSNDQTRLYTSMYDQQMAQEMSQRGLGLADMMVQQLGGTQARPDERAGTVPMALDQQVLNTLPAQALAQVLRKAAPRMPAASATPVTLSGNSGDFVSRLSLPAQMASQESGIPHQLIMAQAALESGWGQREIPTQNGRPSYNLFGVKAGSGWDGPTTDITTTEYENGVAKKITASFRVYGSYVEAISDYVRLLTHNPRYAAVAAAETPEQAAHALQQAGYATDPNYASKLVSVIQQIKGAGVQAVKAYTHDLSTLF, encoded by the coding sequence ATGGCCGATCTCAATAGCCTCTCTGGCGCGGCCTATGACGCGCAGGCGCTCAACGCCCTGAAGCGGGATGTCAGCAAGGATCCCCAGTCGCACCTCAAGCAGGTGGCGCAGCAGTTCGAGGGGGTGTATGTCAGCATGATGCTGAAAAGTATGCGCTCGGCCCTGCCGCAGGGCGGGCTGCTCAGCAATGACCAGACGCGGCTCTACACCTCGATGTATGACCAGCAGATGGCGCAGGAGATGTCGCAGCGCGGGCTGGGGCTGGCGGACATGATGGTGCAGCAGCTGGGCGGCACGCAGGCGCGGCCGGATGAGCGCGCCGGGACGGTGCCGATGGCGCTGGACCAGCAGGTGCTCAACACCCTGCCAGCGCAGGCACTGGCGCAGGTGCTGCGCAAGGCCGCGCCGCGGATGCCAGCCGCCAGCGCCACGCCCGTCACGCTCTCCGGCAACAGCGGCGACTTTGTGTCACGCCTCAGCCTGCCAGCGCAGATGGCGAGCCAGGAGAGCGGCATCCCGCACCAGCTGATCATGGCGCAGGCGGCGCTGGAGTCCGGCTGGGGGCAGCGCGAGATCCCGACCCAAAATGGCCGGCCGAGCTACAACCTGTTCGGCGTCAAGGCTGGCAGCGGCTGGGATGGCCCGACCACCGACATCACCACCACCGAGTATGAGAACGGGGTAGCGAAGAAGATCACCGCCAGCTTCCGCGTCTACGGCTCCTATGTGGAGGCGATCAGCGACTACGTACGGCTGCTGACCCACAACCCGCGCTACGCGGCAGTGGCGGCGGCAGAGACGCCGGAGCAGGCGGCCCACGCGCTGCAACAGGCTGGCTACGCCACCGACCCGAACTACGCCAGCAAGCTGGTGAGCGTCATCCAGCAGATCAAGGGCGCGGGGGTGCAGGCGGTGAAAGCCTACACCCACGATCTCAGCACGCTGTTTTGA